From Alosa sapidissima isolate fAloSap1 chromosome 2, fAloSap1.pri, whole genome shotgun sequence, one genomic window encodes:
- the LOC121700395 gene encoding zinc-binding protein A33-like: protein MELSENIYEETKQNEGKHIYVVSNESKQNKREPNSLQLGRYKCAVACLGLLCGLLVATIIGLLLKTPTETNQIKTMSYNLTREIEMLQNRYSLLTRDISQLQVRCNNLTREKSFLQDRFNTVADENKKLQKRLCHPKMEMAQYVVDVSLDPDTAENNLILSADGKRVWHVDIRQNLPDNPERFDPVVCVLGKQGFTSGRFYYEVQISGKTAWILGVARESINRKGSIKASPLTGYWTIWLRDDIYKALAGPSVVLTLKEKPERVGVFVDYEAGFVSFYDADRWTPIYSFKDVSFNETIYPFFSPFPNKDNKNSTPLIIVTLFTCLK from the exons ATGGAATTGTCTGAAAACATTTATGAAgagacaaaacaaaatgaagGAAAACATATCTATGTGGTTTCCAATGAGTCTAAACAGAACAAGCGAGAGCCAAACAGTCTTCAACTTG GACGTTACAAGTGTGCTGTGGCGTGTCTGGGGCTACTTTGTGGTCTGCTGGTGGCCACCATCATAGGACTGCTACTCAAAACACCTACAGAGACCAATCAGATAAAAACCATGTCTTATAATCTGACTAGGGAAATAGAGATGTTACAGAACAGATACAGCCTCCTGACAAGGGACATTTCCCAATTACAGGTTAGATGTAACAACTTAACTAGAGAGAAATCCTTCTTACAGGACagattcaacacagtggctgaTGAGAATAAGAAACTACAGAAGAGACTTTGTCATCCGA AGATGGAAATGGCACAgtatgtgg TCGATGTATCTCTGGATCCTGATACAGCCGAAAACAACCTCATCCTGTCTGCTGATGGGAAACGAGTGTGGCATGTTGACATACGACAGAACCTCCCTGACAACCCTGAGCGCTTTGAtcctgttgtctgtgtccttggaAAGCAGGGCTTCACCTCTGGTAGATTTTACTATGAGGTGCAGATCAGTGGAAAGACTGCATGGATATTAGGGGTAGCCAGAGAGTCCATTAACAGAAAGGGAAGCATTAAAGCAAGTCCCCTGACTGGATACTGGACAATATGGCTGAGAGATGACATATATAAAGCACTAGCTGGTCCCTCTGTTGTCCTCACACTCAAAGAAAAGCCAGAGAGGGTTGGAGTGTTTGTGGATTATGAGGCAGGTTTTGTCTCTTTTTATGATGCAGACAGATGGACTCCTATCTACTCTTTTAAAGATGTCTCTTTTAATGAGACAATCTATCCATTTTTCAGTCCCTTTCCAAATAAAGACAACAAGAACTCAACTCCATTGATTATTGTCACCCTTTTCACCTGCCTTAAGTAA